One genomic region from Anopheles bellator chromosome 2, idAnoBellAS_SP24_06.2, whole genome shotgun sequence encodes:
- the LOC131212417 gene encoding zinc finger protein interacting with ribonucleoprotein K, whose product MSEDGDCESPGEAEDQPQETTKWAKAMAKFLRKSTDAKVLSKAVTDREKERQKEQTKTCKFGAVGSESGVKMELDDKLTKIKKEASTSVQRWDNEGSAGSSKPKGKDGDLILVMEPQNPSPTKYFDNNGIPLRKAVEQGELMQDEDCPNDKANEQEEQSTKKKAHIITINCCNCEKKFVSRSAYETHYRTNYQQEPVYGCPVCGKQIEQYRAYQLHSYWHINTARYQFPCQECSKTFHQKSDLARHQLTHVASPDGVAGEHLGEDSNGHIKVSVCRRCNESFETQSKLKVHMRKVHPAPKQLVECPDCGKYLSSGSIYSHRKIHSDNPKFACGECGRTFVQKINLIQHCKTHIGLRPYQCGQCDKSFCEKAHLQRHLNYHSNERPYRCDSCGKCYKTERCLKVHSAVHTTERPFVCSECNKGFLSSSKLRQHSNIHSGLRPYKCKYCTRDFTNFPNWLKHIRRRHKVDHRTGEKLDSVPKFMTKKKDAPAERGNETTKVSPAKPRKRASKAISSSAPEILKEESLPYVSESSNIDLNLVCKDDLIQPLAGEIEDIFKCLPSDESKLSILDPLGVQLLNDSALFQNDLLLSELQCDVSDKNLITAHKQQTKSIDLFKSENPSNTMLRSFTSETLAGPLLYDAKLPIFSTMISICGGEQHFQLINPHCIHPGGSTDYAKFPNESLASVPVSVSERKELLKQ is encoded by the exons ATGTCCGAAGACGGTGACTGCGAAAGCCCCGGCGAGGCCGAAGACCAACCACAGGAGACCACGAAATGGGCCAAAGCAATGGCAAAGTTTCTGCGGAAAAGCACCGACGCCAAGGTCCTGTCGAAAGCGGTCACGgaccgagagaaagagcgccAAAAGGAGCAGACCAAAACGTGCAAGTTCGGGGCCGTTGGCTCCGAGAGTGGAGTGAAGATGGAGCTCGACGATAAACTTAcgaagataaaaaaagaagCCAGCACGAGCGTACAGCGCTGGGATAATGAGGGCTCGGCGGGTAGTAGCAAGCCAAAGGGTAAAG ATGGGGATTTGATTCTAGTGATGGAACCACAGAATCCTTCACCAACGAAATACTTCGACAACAATGGCATACCACTACGGAAGGCTGTGGAGCAGGGAGAACTGATGCAGGATGAAGACTGTCCCAACGATAAAGCAAATGAGCAGGAAGAACAGAGCACCAAGAAAAAAGCACACATTATCACGATCAACTGTTGCAATTGTGAGAAAAAATTTGTGTCTCGGTCGGCCTACGAAACGCACTACCGTACGAACTACCAGCAGGAACCTGTTTACGGTTGTCCGGTGTGCGGCAAACAGATCGAACAGTACCGAGCATATCAGCTCCATAGTTACTGGCACATCAACACTGCCAGATACCAGTTCCCGTGCCAAGAGTGTTCGAAAACGTTTCACCAGAAGTCGGACCTGGCGAGACATCAACTAACGCACGTTGCGAGTCCTGATGGCGTTGCAGGCGAACATCTGGGGGAGGATAGTAACGGGCATATTAAGGTTTCGGTTTGCAGACGATGTAATGAATCTTTCGAAACGCAGTCTAAGCTTAAAGTTCATATGCGTAAAGTGCATCCCGCTCCGAAACAGCTTGTGGAGTGCCCTGATTGTGGAAA ATATCTCTCATCCGGCAGCATTTACTCGCACCGTAAAATTCATTCGGACAATCCAAAGTTCGCGTGCGGCGAGTGTGGACGAACGTTTGTGCAAAAGATTAATTTGATACAGCACTGCAAAACGCACATCGGGCTACGACCGTACCAATGTGGTCAGTGCGACAAATCGTTCTGCGAAAAGGCACACCTGCAGCGACACCTGAACTACCATTCCAACGAGCGTCCCTATCGCTGTGACTCGTGTGGCAAATGCTACAAAACGGAACGCTGCTTGAAGGTGCACTCCGCGGTGCATACCACCGAGCGGCCCTTCGTTTGCAGTGAGTGTAACAAGGGATTTCTGAGTAGTTCGAAGCTCCGTCAACATAGTAACATCCATTCGGGGCTGCGGCCGTACAAGTGCAAGTACTGCACGCGAGATTTTACGAATTTTCCCAACTGGTTAAAGCACATCCGGCGCCGGCATAAGGTAGATCATCGCACGGGCGAGAAGCTGGACAGTGTACCAAAGTTTatgacgaaaaagaaagacgCACCAGCTGAGCGGGGAAACGAGACCACTAAAGTGTCGCCGGCAAAACCTAGAAAACGCGCTTCGAAAGCGATATCATCTTCGGCGCCCGAGATACTTAAGGAAGAATCCTTACCGTACGTGAGCGAAAGCTCCAACATTGATCTCAATTTAGTTTGTAAGGACGATTTGATTCAACCGCTCGCCGGAGAAATAgaagacattttcaaatgctTACCATCGGATGAATCGAAGCTCAGCATCCTCGACCCGTTGGGAGTTCAGTTGCTGAATGATAGCGCTCTGTTTCAGAACGATCTACTGCTTTCGGAGCTGCAATGTGATGTTAGTGATAAGAACTTAATCACCGCACACAAGCAACAAACGAAATCTATCGATCTCTTCAAAAGTG aAAATCCCTCCAACACAATGTTAAGAAGCTTTACGTCGGAGACTCTCGCGGGACCATTGCTTTATGACGCAAAGTTGCCCATATTTTCCACCATGATCTCTATTTGCGGTGGTGAGCAACACT
- the LOC131212424 gene encoding mucin-2: protein MSSQIPPLVCHTPPPIDFDREDDEDDYGPDIPDDDDVIDDDGDQNVIGSLDDDFGDFAAVPFTLGKPFPNEAVIDGEPDRKEQGSRVTENSFAERMGNDSPPSLVLPPNDFSAGIGEGDEEEDDIDFQPFGCPTQPSDPPPEDCISLPSLHLDADVSRSEEDDNISAAVQVSVGSGIDTEVDLPAAAAERTTPVIQEGSRFDDNTENDFTDFTTASNERSSVVLEIPTANDVSFELDDFAQLESTPSVDSNFVSQQSRTDFATFDADFSKFDSFQASFPATGDDGAVPLKTTTPVDEAKSVAFGEQSTSGRKPTDLLPEDDFDEFQEFATFSAQPKPNEGANLAPEPANDASNREEEQTFKTTSSPADGGGNFAGTEDDDEFGEFSDFQQPENSPSSTAVPTFSMETVHNLLEKMFPTSESPVATDTGQRSWVIPETSLHSQLQDFDNTNAVGYQYSKSSSGKALVTALGIDSRNIMYGPKWNSSMPRFAANLSFNPLEPLKPSPVAPKEAPTSANEKSAGGVTFLKMTMNSSLEPPQPIVASGSVPAAQFDWNSSGLVNPLEASHAHTLLLDLEQLEVMASLKDKINVDSSSYSPAHRFAPNVVQTVQTHSPTTGATMAAITVTTTTSQLLPSPSLLPIPPPPQLPPSSASLPLPTTNMNTNNHLNKQYNQHQPPLTNDNKHHHHGDLAHPGVPATPTLLCFTDANDRDLMITMTSPMAPESMVSSVHPDATPSLPVTSVAGPGTGTLSSLCVSSNVDVLSVSLAGAMQSCTADRRQSFDDYLDLSVQEMLQKAPAGEPADGAKGEVLDSKVPEDTGPPVANDLAVVSRAPEASSPAPAPAVQSTEDDEDVRSLDFSNTHGSNAHYSTASLSPQAMLEPQQQQHYPPNQQQSMSISASTSHGGSVPVIRTIKLPETHIFTPSRGGTPVSRDITDRDIVLREYHDVEYSLERSAGARKESESDEFNDFQSVPPVAQHSITYAAAAVPPPAGDYAKPVIGRSPTEETEQEQRQAESVKQTLDAKRHDPLGQDAFGDDDFTDFQAAPAAVAQSVGQPVNKPVSGVQHNRSNTSSPVMLLSPAILLPQQAAPVDSRNDPGQDVAQINWPEPGVDPDELARFEAAFAKPVSQAPPPHSLVPQPPKGSVPSAASQKQPKPVASHEEDEWTDFISSNPVVNDRPNVAVTVSATTQPMAQEEWTDFISSAPATGGPTSQGNHRLSSSQNHFNYSRPPVATSKSLSSWSQPQLPPPQFSSWHSASLYYNPMSSLPVVSQRHPPPPTTQNPYYASVGGGAPAKLPSNTTQHQQQQHHGGYHPARMAQVAGAVNLLPELSIITPNAAGVGAPGHTKSATHSFLNSVISSNSFAKK from the exons ATGTCTAGTCAGATTCCTCCACTGGTTTGTCACACACCCCCACCGATAGACTTCGATCGAGAGGATGACGAGGATGATTATGGGCCGGACAtaccagatgatgatgatgtgatcgacgacgatggcgatcaAAACGTAATCGGCTCACTGGATGATGATTTCGGCGATTTTGCCGCGGTCCCCTTTACACTGGGGAAACCGTTCCCAAACGAGGCTGTGATAGATGGTGAACCAGATCGAAAGGAGCAAGGGAGCCGTGTAACAGAGAATTCGTTCGCCGAGCGAATGGGAAACGACAGTCCACCGTCACTAGTTTTGCCACCCAACGACTTTAGTGCAGGCATTGGCGAGGGagacgaagaagaggatgaCATCGATTTCCAGCCGTTCGGTTGTCCTACACAACCATCAGATCCGCCGCCGGAGGACTGCATCAGTTTGCCCTCGCTGCATCTGGACGCCGATGTGTCCAGGTCCGAGGAAGACGACAACATTTCCGCAGCTGTTCAGGTATCCGTGGGATCCGGTATCGATACGGAAGTAGATctgccagcggcagcggcagagCGGACAACGCCCGTCATCCAAGAAGGTAGCCGGTTCGACGATAACACGGAGAATGATTTTACCGACTTCACAACCGCATCGAACGAGCGATCGTCGGTGGTACTGGAAATTCCCACGGCGAACGATGTGTCCTTTGAGCTGGACGACTTTGCGCAGCTGGAATCGACACCATCGGTGGACAGTAATTTTGTATCACAGCAAAGCCGTACCGATTTCGCGACCTTTGACGCAGATTTTAGTAAATTTGACTCATTCCAAGCAtcttttccggccaccggagacgATGGTGCAGTGCCactgaaaacaacaacaccggtCGACGAGGCGAAGAGCGTGGCGTTTGGCGAACAATCGACCAGTGGACGAAAACCAACCGATCTGCTGCCTGAGGACGATTTCGACGAGTTCCAAGAGTTTGCGACCTTTTCCGCACAGCCAAAACCAAACGAAGGTGCCAATTTAGCGCCAGAACCGGCCAACGATGCCAGCAACAGAGAAGAAGAGCAGACCTTCAAAACGACAAGCAGTCCCGCTGATGGCGGTGGCAATTTCGCCGGCACCGAGGATGATGACGAGTTTGGAGAATTCAGTGATTTTCAGCAACCCGAAAACTCGCCCAGCTCGACGGCAGTGCCGACTTTTTCCATGGAAACGGTACATAACCTTTTGGAGAAAATGTTTCCGACCTCAGAATCACCAGTGGCTACCGATACCGGTCAACGGAGCTGGGTTATTCCAGAAACTTCACTACACTCCCAGCTACAGGACTTTGATAATACCAATGCTGTGGGCTATCAGTACAGTAAATCGTCAAGTGGCAAAGCCCTCGTAACCGCACTTGGAATCGATTCCCGAAATATC ATGTACGGCCCGAAATGGAACAGCTCGATGCCACGGTTTGCAGCCAATCTTAGCTTTAATCCTCTCGAACCGTTAAAACCGAGCCCTGTGGCACCCAAAGAAGCGCCAACCAGTGCAAACGAAAAGAGTGCCGGCGGCGTAACGTTTTTAAAGATGACAATGAACTCGAGTCTCGAACCACCGCAACCGATCGTTGCCAGTGGCTCAGTTCCGGCCGCGCAGTTCGATTGGAACAGTTCGGGATTGGTGAACCCCCTTGAAG CctcacatgcacacacattaTTATTGGACCTCGAACAACTAGAGGTGATGGCAAGTctgaaagataaaataaatgttgatTCCTCCTCCTACTCCCCCGCACACCGGTTCGCGCCAAACGTGGTCCAAACCGTGCAAACGCATTCGCCAACAACTGGTGCAACAATGGCTGCGATAActgttactactactacatCTCAATTGCTACCATCACCTTCACTACTACCaataccaccaccgccacaatTACCACCATCTTCTGCATCACTTCCGTTGCCAACAACAAATATGAATACAAACAATCACCTGAACAAACAATATAATCAACACCAACCACCACTAACGAACGacaacaaacaccaccaccacggcgacCTGGCGCATCCTGGCGTACCGGCCACACCGACCTTGCTCTGCTTTACCGATGCCAACGATCGTGATCTCATGATTACGATGACTTCGCCAATGGCGCCGGAATCAATGGTATCTTCGGTGCACCCTGACGCGACACCGTCACTACCGGTGACATCCGTGGCGGggccgggcacgggcacgcTATCCTCTTTGTGTGTTTCCTCCAACGTCGACGTTCTTTCCGTGTCACTCGCTGGCGCAATGCAATCGTGCACCGCGGACCGGCGCCAATCGTTTGATGATTACTTGGATCTTA GTGTCCAGGAGATGCTCCAAAAAGCCCCTGCTGGTGAGCCCGCGGATGGGGCAAAGGGCGAAGTTTTGGATTCGAAAGTCCCAGAAGACACAGGCCCGCCTGTTGCAAATGACCTAGCAGTAGTGAGCCGAGCGCCCGAAGCCTCCTCACCCGCACCCGCCCCTGCGGTGCAGtccaccgaggacgacgaggatgtCCGTTCGCTCGATTTTAGCAACACGCACGGTAGTAACGCTCACTATTCTACTGCCAGCTTGTCCCCCCAAGCAATGCTCGAGcctcagcaacagcaacattatCCCCCGAACCAACAGCAATCTATGTCAATTTCCGCGTCCACCTCCCACGGCGGCAGTGTGCCCGTGATCCGCACGATAAAGCTTCCCGAAACGCATATCTTCACACCCAGTCGGGGTGGGACGCCGGTATCTCGAGACATTACCGATCGTGACATTGTCCTTCGCGAGTATCACGACGTCGAGTACAGTTTGGAGCGATCCGCCGGTGCCCGGAAGGAGTCCGAGTCTGACGAGTTTAATGACTTTCAATCGGTGCCGCCCGTTGCCCAACATTCGATTACTTACGCAGCAGCCgcagtgccgccgccagctgGTGACTACGCAAAACCAGTGATCGGTCGATCGCCAACGGAAGAAACGGAGCAGGAGCAAAGGCAAGCCGAGTCGGTAAAACAAACTTTAGATGCGAAACGGCACGATCCACTCGGACAGGACGCGTTCGGGGATGATGATTTTACGGACTTTCAAGCGGCACCGGCAGCTGTGGCGCAATCGGTTGGCCAACCGGTGAATAAACCCGTTTCCGGCGTGCAACACAATCGATCAAACACAAGTTCCCCGGTAATGTTGCTCAGTCCGGCGATACTGTTGCCACAACAAGCTGCTCCAGTGGACAGCAGGAACGACCCGGGCCAGGACGTAGCTCAAATCAATTGGCCCGAACCGGGAGTCGATCCGGACGAGCTGGCGAGGTTTGAGGCCGCATTCGCTAAACCAGTTTCTCAGGCGCCGCCACCCCACAGCCTAGTTCCACAGCCGCCGAAGGGTAGCGTCCCCTCCGCAGCTAGCCAAAAGCAGCCCAAGCCCGTTGCGTCGCACGAGGAAGATGAGTGGAcagatttcatttcatccaaCCCGGTGGtaaacgaccgaccgaacgttGCAGTGACCGTTTCTGCAACCACCCAGCCGATGGCACAAGAGGAATGGACCGATTTCATTTCCAGCGCCCCGGCCACTGGTGGACCCACATCACAGGGGAACCACCGTCTCTCGTCTAGTCAGAACCACTTCAACTACTCccgtccaccggtggccacatcCAAATCGCTTAGCTCGTGGTCGCAGCCGCAGCTCCCACCGCCTCAGTTTAGCTCTTGGCACAGCGCCAGCCTTTACTACAATCCGATGTCATCGTTGCCCGTGGTGTCGCAGCGTcatccaccgccaccaacaaccCAAAACCCATACTATGCGTCCGTTGGAGGAGGTGCTCCCGCGAAATTGCCCTCGAACAccacccagcaccagcagcagcagcaccacggtgGATACCATCCGGCTAGGATGGCCCAGGTAGCCGGTGCCGTCAATCTGCTACCCGAGCTGTCCATCATCACACCGAACGCCGCAGGCGTAGGTGCGCCCGGTCACACCAAATCGGCCACACATTCCTTTCTCAACAGTGTGATATCGAGCAACAGTTTTGCGAAAAAATGA
- the LOC131207756 gene encoding torso-like protein: protein MTKATTPGHHHAAAAPGVYERRRYAPVPVAGLVLLVAGLVVCGLPDPCSGQRESQLRLGKAVNVFLRYGYLSISMKVISYNDSERWLFKEPTNNIFKGLDLLKTEEYEVKPGIFNGDFHMEFCDNRRQLFQAYFRDFQIERLDSPWRAYTEGWHPEVAAKKLGIQSKYLERDDYCYVLVRVSRFRDSARFAKPIPPNQTLEPEVSRRVQSVSVGDTTSAVQFMNRYGTHYINAYVTGNSLYQVFVFNKRNYAHVKEKLKTRGVLALSRVDLHEHFAPWYVEHMGKIRCASGNATVEAWAARKLRLSYYVFTYSSLLKLHGDGALLRILSELLQNEAILQLDLRSLSVIFKDPAKRAWYEEILDNYLKLWEVNM, encoded by the exons ATGACGAAAGCTACAACGCCGGGCCACCaccatgcagcagcagcaccgggagtGTACGAAAGGCGAAGGTAtgcaccggtcccggtggcggggctggtgctgctcgtcgccgggttggtggtgtgtggccTGCCCGACCCCTGCAGCGGCCAGCGCGAGTCACAGCTGCGGCTGGGCAAGGCGGTAAACGTGTTCCTACGCTACGGCTATCTCTCGATATCGATGAAGGTCATCTCGTACAACGACAGCGAGCGCTGGCTGTTCAAGGAGCCGACGAACAACATCTTCAAG GGACTCGATCTGCTCAAGACGGAAGAGTACGAGGTGAAGCCGGGCATCTTCAACGGTGACTTCCACATGGAGTTCTGCGACAACCGGCGGCAGCTGTTCCAGGCGTACTTCCGCGACTTCCAGATCGAGCGGCTCGACAGCCCGTGGCGGGCGTACACCGAGGGCTGGCACCCGGAGGTGGCGGCCAAGAAGCTAGGCATCCAAAGCAAGTACCTCGAGCGGGACGACTACTGCTACGTTTTGGTGCGCGTGTCCCGCTTCCGGGACAGTGCCCGGTTCGCGAAGCCGATCCCGCCGAACCAGACGCTCGAGCCGGAGGTGTCGCGCAGGGTGCAGAGCGTCAGCGTCGGCGATACGACGTCGGCGGTGCAGTTTATGAACCGCTACGGGACGCACTACATCAATGcgtacgtcaccgggaactCGCTCTATCAGGTGTTCGTGTTCAATAAGCGCAACTACGCGCACGTGAAGGAGAAGCTGAAAACACGGGGTGTCCTCGCGCTCTCGCGGGTGGACCTGCACGAGCACTTTGCGCCCTGGTACGTGGAGCACATGGGCAAGATACGGTGCGCCAGTGGGAACGCGACGGTCGAGGCCTGGGCCGCCCGGAAGCTGCGGCTCTCGTACTACGTGTTCACGTACAGCAGCCTACTGAAGCTGCACGGCGACGGGGCGCTGCTGCGGATACTGAGCGAGCTGCTCCAGAACGAGGCCATCCTGCAGCTGGATCTGCGCTCGCTGAGCGTCATCTTCAAGGATCCGGCCAAACGCGCCTGGTACGAGGAGATCCTGGACAACTATCTCAAACTGTGGGAAGTCAACATGTAG